One window of Marinobacterium aestuarii genomic DNA carries:
- the radA gene encoding DNA repair protein RadA, translating to MAKAKTAYVCNDCGADYNKWQGQCGACSSWNTLTEVRLAAAGTAARSPRFEGYTGASDAGGKVVSLSEVNLGEMPRFSTGTNELDRVLGGGLVPGSAILIGGHPGAGKSTLLLQVMCHLAAQKPALYVTGEESLQQVAMRAQRLGLEAGQLKMLSETSVEAICQIAQQHQPKLMVIDSIQVMHMADVQSAPGSVAQVRESAAYLTRYAKQTGTVLLLVGHVTKDGSLAGPKVLEHMIDCSLQLEGSSDSRFRTLRSHKNRFGAVNELGVFAMLENGLREVRNPSSIFLSRSDEPSPGSVVMVVWEGTRPLLVEIQALVDQSHMANPRRVAVGLEHNRLAMLLAVLHRHGGLQTGDQDVFVNVVGGVKVLETGADLALLLAVVSSYRDRALPPGLMTFGEVGLSGEIRPVPNGQERIREAAKHGFKRAIVPKGNVPKTPPAGMEVIGVTRLSEALDAL from the coding sequence ATGGCCAAGGCCAAGACTGCCTATGTCTGCAATGACTGCGGAGCGGATTACAACAAGTGGCAGGGGCAATGCGGCGCTTGTAGCAGCTGGAATACGCTGACCGAGGTGCGCCTGGCGGCGGCGGGCACGGCTGCGCGCTCGCCCCGGTTCGAGGGCTATACCGGCGCCAGCGATGCCGGCGGCAAGGTGGTCAGCCTGTCGGAGGTGAATCTGGGTGAGATGCCGCGCTTTTCCACCGGCACCAATGAGCTGGACCGGGTATTGGGCGGCGGCCTGGTGCCGGGCTCGGCCATCCTGATCGGCGGCCATCCGGGGGCCGGCAAGAGTACGTTGCTGCTGCAGGTCATGTGTCATCTGGCGGCTCAGAAGCCTGCGCTCTACGTCACCGGCGAGGAATCGCTGCAGCAGGTGGCCATGCGTGCCCAGCGCCTCGGGCTGGAGGCCGGGCAGCTGAAAATGCTGTCAGAAACCTCGGTGGAGGCCATCTGTCAGATCGCGCAGCAGCATCAGCCCAAGCTGATGGTCATCGACTCTATCCAGGTGATGCATATGGCCGATGTGCAGTCGGCGCCGGGCTCGGTGGCGCAGGTGCGCGAAAGCGCGGCCTACCTGACGCGCTATGCCAAGCAGACCGGCACAGTGCTGCTGCTGGTCGGGCATGTGACCAAAGATGGCAGCCTGGCGGGCCCCAAGGTGCTGGAGCACATGATCGACTGTTCACTGCAGCTTGAAGGTTCGTCCGACAGTCGTTTTCGTACCCTGCGGTCCCACAAGAACCGTTTTGGGGCGGTGAATGAGCTGGGTGTCTTTGCGATGCTGGAAAACGGCCTGCGCGAGGTGCGCAATCCCAGCTCGATCTTCCTGAGTCGTTCCGATGAGCCCAGCCCCGGCAGTGTGGTGATGGTGGTATGGGAAGGCACAAGGCCGTTGCTGGTGGAGATCCAGGCGCTGGTGGATCAGAGCCATATGGCCAACCCGCGGCGGGTGGCGGTGGGGCTGGAGCACAATCGCCTGGCCATGCTGCTGGCGGTGCTGCACCGCCATGGCGGGCTGCAGACCGGCGATCAGGATGTCTTTGTCAATGTGGTCGGGGGTGTCAAGGTGCTCGAGACCGGGGCTGACCTGGCGCTGCTGCTGGCGGTGGTGTCGAGCTACCGCGACCGGGCGTTGCCGCCGGGACTGATGACCTTCGGCGAAGTCGGACTGTCGGGTGAGATTCGTCCGGTGCCCAATGGTCAGGAGCGTATTCGAGAGGCCGCCAAACACGGCTTCAAGCGGGCGATAGTCCCCAAGGGCAATGTGCCCAAAACGCCGCCAGCGGGTATGGAGGTTATTGGTGTGACGCGTTTGTCCGAAGCCCTGGATGCACTTTAA
- the nrdR gene encoding transcriptional regulator NrdR encodes MHCPFCGANETKVVDSRLVAEGQQVRRRRECISCHERFTSYEAAELLMPRLIKADGMRQPFDEEKLRAGVQRALEKRPVGVEAIEAAINRIKLRLRATGEREVPSRLVGETVMAELRKLDQVAYVRFASVYRSFQDINEFKEEIDRLSSQTDGQEGSS; translated from the coding sequence ATGCATTGTCCATTTTGCGGCGCCAATGAAACCAAGGTGGTGGATTCGCGTCTGGTTGCCGAAGGGCAGCAAGTGCGACGTCGGCGAGAATGCATCAGCTGCCATGAGCGATTTACCTCCTACGAAGCGGCCGAACTGCTGATGCCGCGTTTGATCAAGGCCGACGGCATGCGTCAGCCCTTCGATGAAGAAAAACTTCGCGCCGGTGTCCAGCGTGCGCTGGAAAAACGTCCTGTCGGCGTTGAAGCCATAGAAGCGGCCATTAACCGTATCAAGCTGCGTCTGCGCGCCACGGGTGAGCGCGAGGTGCCATCGCGCCTGGTGGGCGAGACCGTGATGGCGGAACTGCGCAAGCTCGACCAGGTCGCCTACGTCCGTTTTGCCTCCGTTTACCGCAGTTTTCAGGATATCAACGAGTTCAAGGAAGAGATCGACCGTTTGTCGTCCCAGACCGATGGACAGGAGGGATCTTCCTGA
- the ribE gene encoding 6,7-dimethyl-8-ribityllumazine synthase has product MSVKIYEGDFVSCAGNYAIVVGRFNAFVVESLLEGALDTLKRHGVEEDKIRVIRVPGAFEIPLAVQRVAAQKKDDAIIALGAVIRGGTPHFEYVSAESSKGVAQVAMEYNVPVANGILTVNSIEQAIERSGTKAGNKGAEAALSALEMVSLLRQLEV; this is encoded by the coding sequence ATGTCTGTGAAAATATATGAAGGTGATTTTGTGAGCTGTGCCGGCAACTACGCTATCGTGGTCGGCCGTTTCAACGCTTTCGTGGTGGAAAGTCTGCTGGAAGGCGCCCTCGATACCCTCAAGCGCCATGGCGTTGAGGAAGACAAGATTCGCGTGATTCGGGTGCCGGGCGCATTCGAAATCCCGCTGGCAGTGCAGCGCGTCGCGGCTCAGAAGAAAGACGATGCCATCATCGCCCTGGGTGCCGTGATCCGCGGTGGTACACCGCACTTTGAATATGTGTCCGCCGAAAGCTCCAAGGGCGTGGCTCAGGTCGCCATGGAATATAATGTACCGGTCGCAAATGGCATTCTGACCGTTAACAGCATCGAACAGGCGATCGAGCGCTCCGGCACCAAGGCCGGAAACAAGGGCGCGGAAGCGGCCTTGTCAGCGCTGGAAATGGTCAGCCTGCTGCGACAACTCGAGGTTTAA
- a CDS encoding riboflavin synthase: MFTGIIEAIGQIAAIEMYQGDMRLYIQTRELDLSDVKLGDSIATNGVCLTAVALPGDGFWADLSRETLAHSRFDSLAVGEKVNLEKAMMPSGRLGGHIVTGHVDGVGQIMERREDARSIVYRVRAPKALARYIASKGSITVDGVSLTVNAVDGADFELNIVPHTAGEAITGAYQPGRSVHLEVDVLARYMERLLQFAPAQGAAEQTDTGAQQDGLTLAKLAEYGYSRR; this comes from the coding sequence ATGTTTACCGGCATTATCGAGGCCATAGGCCAGATTGCGGCGATCGAGATGTACCAGGGCGACATGCGCCTTTATATACAGACTCGGGAGCTGGATCTGAGTGATGTGAAGCTCGGCGACAGCATTGCCACCAACGGCGTCTGCCTCACCGCCGTTGCCCTGCCGGGGGATGGCTTCTGGGCGGATCTGTCCCGCGAAACCCTGGCGCACAGCCGCTTTGACAGCCTGGCAGTGGGGGAGAAGGTCAACCTGGAAAAGGCCATGATGCCCAGCGGCCGTCTGGGCGGTCATATAGTCACTGGTCATGTTGATGGCGTGGGCCAGATAATGGAGCGGCGCGAAGATGCCCGCTCCATTGTGTACCGTGTACGGGCGCCCAAGGCCCTGGCGCGTTATATTGCCTCCAAGGGGTCGATTACCGTCGATGGCGTCAGCCTTACGGTGAATGCTGTGGACGGTGCTGATTTTGAACTGAACATAGTGCCCCATACCGCCGGTGAGGCCATTACCGGCGCTTATCAGCCGGGCAGGTCGGTGCATCTGGAAGTGGATGTGCTGGCCCGCTACATGGAACGCCTGCTGCAGTTTGCACCCGCCCAGGGTGCTGCAGAGCAAACCGACACAGGGGCACAGCAAGACGGACTGACGCTGGCCAAACTGGCCGAATACGGATACAGCCGGCGCTGA
- the nusB gene encoding transcription antitermination factor NusB, which produces MSDAPAPTPKRKKVSLTEKRRSARSFALQAVYQWQIAGQPLTEIDAQFRVDNDMKDTDVQMFSELLHGVAKSKSELDKAFEPYLDRAVKDLDPIELAVLRIGTYELMQRVEVPYRVAINESVELAKIFGATESHKYVNGVLDKLAQRVRYAEIRARKG; this is translated from the coding sequence ATGTCCGACGCTCCTGCTCCTACCCCCAAGCGCAAAAAGGTTTCTCTGACCGAGAAACGCCGTTCCGCCCGCAGCTTTGCGCTGCAGGCGGTCTATCAGTGGCAGATTGCCGGTCAGCCGCTGACCGAAATCGACGCCCAGTTTCGTGTCGACAACGACATGAAAGACACTGACGTGCAGATGTTCTCCGAGCTGCTGCACGGTGTGGCCAAGTCCAAATCCGAACTGGACAAGGCCTTCGAGCCCTATCTGGATCGTGCAGTAAAAGATCTGGATCCCATTGAGCTGGCAGTGCTGCGTATAGGCACCTACGAGCTGATGCAGCGGGTCGAAGTGCCCTATCGCGTGGCCATCAACGAAAGCGTTGAGCTGGCGAAGATCTTCGGCGCGACCGAAAGCCACAAGTACGTCAACGGTGTACTCGACAAGCTGGCTCAGCGCGTACGTTACGCTGAAATCCGCGCCCGCAAGGGCTGA
- the ettA gene encoding energy-dependent translational throttle protein EttA, producing MAQYVFSMDRLGKVVPPKREILKNISLSFFPGAKIGVLGLNGSGKSTLLRIMAGVDKEFIGEARPMPNLNIGYLPQEPELDDSKTVREIVEESVADVKAALSGLDAVYAAYAEPDADFDELAKKQAEFENLIQAKDGHNLENALERAADALRLPAWDAEVKHLSGGERRRVALCRLLLDKPDMLLLDEPTNHLDAESVAWIERFLQEYPGTVVAITHDRYFLDNAAGWILELDRGRGIPYEGNYSSWLEQKESRLQAEAKQEAAHHKAVSSELEWVRQGQKGRQAKSKARLKQFEEMNSREFQTRNETQEIYIPPGPRLGEKVIEARNISKAYGDKVLIEDLSFSIPQGAIVGIIGGNGAGKSTLFRMISGAEKPDSGEIEIGSTVKLAYVNQDRDLNGDKTVFAEISDGQDIITVGNYQTPSRAYCGRFNFKGGDQQKLVKDLSGGERNRLHMAKLLKEGGNVLLLDEPTNDLDIETLRALEDAILGFPGCAVVISHDRWFLDRICTHMLAYEGESKVEFFEGNYTEYQDDYKRRYGKEHQPERIKYKRMN from the coding sequence ATGGCTCAATATGTGTTTTCGATGGATCGCCTCGGCAAGGTCGTACCGCCGAAGCGTGAAATCCTCAAGAATATTTCCTTGTCCTTCTTCCCCGGCGCCAAGATCGGCGTACTCGGCCTCAACGGTTCGGGCAAGTCCACCCTGCTGCGCATCATGGCCGGCGTCGACAAGGAATTCATCGGCGAAGCCCGCCCGATGCCCAACCTCAACATCGGCTACCTGCCGCAGGAACCGGAGCTCGACGACAGCAAGACCGTGCGCGAGATCGTCGAAGAGTCCGTTGCCGATGTAAAGGCTGCGTTGTCAGGCCTGGACGCCGTCTATGCCGCCTACGCCGAACCCGATGCCGACTTCGATGAGCTGGCCAAGAAACAGGCTGAGTTCGAAAACCTGATCCAGGCCAAAGACGGTCACAACCTGGAAAACGCCCTGGAACGCGCCGCCGATGCCCTGCGCCTGCCCGCCTGGGATGCCGAAGTAAAACACCTGTCCGGGGGTGAGCGCCGCCGTGTGGCCCTGTGCCGCCTGCTGCTCGACAAGCCCGACATGCTGCTGCTGGACGAACCGACCAACCATCTGGACGCCGAGTCCGTGGCCTGGATCGAGCGCTTCCTACAGGAATACCCCGGCACCGTGGTAGCCATCACCCATGACCGTTACTTCCTCGACAATGCCGCCGGCTGGATTCTGGAGCTCGACCGTGGTCGCGGCATCCCGTACGAAGGCAACTACTCCTCCTGGCTGGAACAGAAGGAAAGCCGCCTCCAGGCCGAAGCCAAGCAGGAAGCGGCCCACCACAAGGCCGTATCCTCCGAGCTGGAATGGGTGCGTCAGGGTCAGAAAGGCCGCCAGGCCAAGTCCAAGGCGCGCCTGAAACAGTTCGAGGAAATGAACTCCCGCGAGTTCCAGACCCGCAACGAAACCCAGGAAATCTACATTCCACCTGGCCCGCGTCTGGGCGAAAAGGTCATCGAAGCCCGCAACATCTCCAAGGCTTACGGCGACAAGGTACTGATCGAAGACCTGAGCTTCTCCATTCCCCAGGGCGCCATCGTCGGCATCATCGGTGGTAACGGCGCCGGTAAATCAACCCTGTTCCGCATGATCAGCGGTGCCGAGAAGCCAGACAGCGGCGAGATCGAAATTGGCTCCACCGTGAAGCTGGCCTACGTCAATCAGGACCGGGATCTGAACGGCGACAAGACTGTTTTCGCCGAGATCTCCGACGGCCAGGACATCATCACCGTAGGCAACTACCAGACACCGTCCCGCGCCTACTGCGGCCGCTTCAACTTCAAGGGCGGCGATCAGCAGAAGCTGGTGAAAGACCTGTCCGGGGGTGAACGCAACCGCCTGCACATGGCCAAGCTGCTGAAAGAAGGCGGCAACGTCCTGCTGCTCGATGAGCCGACCAACGACCTGGATATCGAAACCCTGCGGGCACTGGAAGACGCCATCCTCGGCTTCCCGGGCTGCGCGGTGGTCATTTCCCATGACCGCTGGTTCCTCGACCGCATCTGCACCCATATGCTGGCGTACGAAGGCGAGTCAAAGGTGGAGTTCTTCGAAGGCAACTACACCGAGTACCAGGACGACTACAAGCGTCGCTACGGCAAGGAACACCAGCCCGAGCGCATCAAGTACAAGCGTATGAACTAA
- the thiL gene encoding thiamine-phosphate kinase codes for MDEFALIRHYFSSLTDNDASIVVGIGDDCAQVRVPPDMDLVLSIDTLVEGTHFLAGTDPAHIASRLMGAAVSDLAAMGAQPAWFTLALTLPRADEAWLAAFAAALGHCARRFGIRLVGGDTTRGPLTLSVQVQGLVPAGRGLHRRGAAVGDLVCVSGTLGDSRAGLDIQLRPEVQPDPLPASSQVLLQRFFAPEPRLSTGLLIADYASSCIDISDGLLADLGHILRASDVGARIERRQLPLSKALRAYTDIEQARDWALSGGEDFELCFTVPAARWDALCAQLELHGVPLCCVGEILPASAGLRLEDGGVQLAESTQGGGYNHFAQGDDA; via the coding sequence TTGGACGAGTTTGCGCTCATACGGCATTACTTCAGCAGCCTGACCGATAACGACGCCAGCATTGTCGTCGGCATTGGTGATGACTGTGCCCAGGTGCGGGTGCCGCCGGACATGGATCTGGTGCTCTCAATCGATACCCTGGTTGAAGGCACCCACTTCCTGGCGGGAACCGATCCTGCGCATATCGCCAGTCGGCTCATGGGGGCTGCTGTCAGCGACCTTGCCGCCATGGGGGCGCAGCCTGCCTGGTTCACCCTGGCGCTGACGCTGCCCCGTGCCGATGAAGCCTGGCTCGCGGCCTTTGCTGCAGCCCTGGGGCACTGTGCACGGCGTTTTGGCATTCGTCTGGTGGGCGGTGACACCACCCGCGGCCCGCTGACGCTGAGCGTGCAGGTGCAGGGGCTGGTGCCCGCCGGGCGTGGGCTGCATCGCCGCGGCGCCGCTGTGGGCGATCTTGTCTGTGTCTCCGGCACCCTCGGTGACAGTCGTGCAGGTCTGGATATCCAGCTGCGCCCCGAGGTTCAGCCTGATCCGCTGCCGGCCAGCAGTCAGGTCTTGCTGCAGCGTTTCTTTGCCCCCGAGCCCAGGCTGTCGACCGGTCTTCTGATCGCCGATTATGCCAGCAGCTGTATCGATATCTCCGATGGGCTGCTGGCGGATCTGGGGCACATTCTTCGGGCCAGTGACGTCGGTGCCCGTATCGAGCGTCGCCAGCTGCCGTTGTCCAAGGCGCTGCGGGCCTATACCGATATAGAGCAGGCGCGGGACTGGGCGCTGTCCGGTGGCGAGGACTTCGAGCTCTGCTTTACGGTACCCGCTGCGCGCTGGGATGCGCTCTGCGCGCAGCTTGAACTCCACGGGGTGCCGCTGTGTTGTGTGGGCGAAATTCTGCCTGCCAGCGCCGGCCTGCGACTGGAAGACGGGGGTGTGCAGCTGGCCGAGAGTACTCAGGGCGGCGGATATAACCATTTTGCGCAGGGCGATGACGCCTGA
- the ribBA gene encoding bifunctional 3,4-dihydroxy-2-butanone-4-phosphate synthase/GTP cyclohydrolase II, giving the protein MQLNTTEELIEDIRQGKMVVLMDDEDRENEGDLVIAAEMVRAEDINFMATHARGLICLTLTRSRCEQLKLPLMVQSNGAQFSTNFTMSIEAATGVTTGISAADRAHTVRVAVRGDAVPEDIVQPGHIFPLMAQPGGVLSRAGHTEAGCDLPRLAGLSPASAIVEIMNEDGTMARRPDLEKFAEKHGLKIGTIADLIHYRTLNEHTVVREDEGVLPTEFGDFNFVTYRDEIQNCTHLALTQGEISATEPTLVRVHIRTEVLRDVVGACPGDTVKWTMRRALRKVAEEGRGVVLLLDVGSKINLGTALQQMLQGPKKSKVNVSASGAYLTVGTGSQILRDLGVGKMRLLSSPMKFNAISGFDLEIEEYIPYED; this is encoded by the coding sequence ATGCAGCTGAATACGACAGAAGAACTGATCGAGGATATTCGTCAGGGCAAGATGGTCGTCCTGATGGATGATGAAGACCGCGAGAACGAAGGCGATCTGGTGATTGCCGCCGAGATGGTGCGGGCCGAGGACATCAACTTCATGGCCACCCATGCCCGCGGTCTGATCTGCCTGACGCTGACCCGCAGCCGCTGCGAGCAGCTCAAGCTGCCGCTGATGGTGCAGAGCAATGGTGCCCAGTTCTCGACCAACTTTACGATGTCTATCGAGGCGGCCACCGGTGTCACCACTGGTATTTCCGCCGCCGACCGTGCCCATACGGTGCGGGTGGCGGTACGTGGCGATGCGGTGCCGGAAGATATTGTTCAGCCGGGGCATATATTCCCGCTGATGGCCCAGCCCGGTGGTGTACTGAGCCGTGCAGGCCACACTGAAGCGGGTTGCGACCTGCCGCGTCTGGCGGGTCTGTCGCCAGCGTCTGCGATTGTCGAGATCATGAATGAAGACGGCACCATGGCGCGTCGGCCCGATCTGGAAAAATTTGCCGAGAAACATGGCCTCAAGATAGGTACTATCGCCGACCTGATTCACTACCGCACGCTCAACGAGCATACGGTAGTACGTGAAGACGAAGGTGTATTGCCCACCGAGTTCGGCGACTTCAACTTTGTGACCTATCGCGATGAAATCCAGAACTGCACGCACCTGGCGTTGACCCAGGGCGAGATCAGCGCTACGGAGCCGACCCTGGTGCGGGTACATATTCGTACCGAAGTGCTGCGCGATGTGGTGGGTGCCTGCCCGGGCGATACCGTGAAATGGACCATGCGCCGTGCGCTGCGCAAGGTGGCGGAAGAAGGCCGGGGCGTGGTGCTGCTGCTGGATGTGGGCAGCAAGATCAACCTGGGCACGGCATTGCAGCAGATGTTGCAGGGGCCGAAGAAGTCCAAGGTGAATGTCAGTGCTTCCGGTGCCTATCTTACGGTTGGCACCGGCTCGCAGATTCTGCGTGACCTGGGCGTGGGCAAGATGCGCCTGCTCAGCTCGCCGATGAAATTTAATGCGATCTCCGGTTTTGATCTGGAAATCGAAGAATACATTCCATACGAAGATTAA
- the glyA gene encoding serine hydroxymethyltransferase, protein MFSKEMTIAAFDSDLWSAIQAEEQRQEEHIELIASENYTSPRVMEAQGCGLTNKYAEGYPAKRYYGGCEYVDIVENLAIDRAKELFGATYANVQPHSGSQANAAVFMALCKPGDTILGMSLAHGGHLTHGASVSFSGRIYNAVQYGLNAETGEIDYAEVERLALEHRPKMIVAGFSAYSLVVDWQRFRDIADKVGAYLFVDMAHVAGLVAAGVYPSPMVVADVVTTTTHKTLGGPRGGLILSARADEELQKKLNFAVFPESQGGPLMHVIAAKAVCFKEAMEPEWKAYQAQVVKNAQAMVKVFLARGIDIVSGGTVNHLFLVDLIKKDITGKDADAALGRANITVNKNAVPNDPRSPFVTSGLRIGTPAVTRRGFKEAEVTDLANWICDLLDDLDNEDTIARVKQQVLDICARFPVYK, encoded by the coding sequence ATGTTTAGCAAAGAGATGACCATCGCCGCATTTGACTCGGATCTCTGGTCTGCCATCCAGGCAGAAGAGCAGCGTCAGGAAGAGCACATCGAACTGATCGCGTCCGAGAACTACACCAGCCCGCGTGTCATGGAAGCCCAGGGCTGCGGTCTGACCAACAAGTACGCCGAAGGTTATCCCGCCAAGCGCTACTACGGTGGCTGCGAATACGTCGACATCGTTGAAAATCTGGCGATCGATCGTGCCAAGGAACTGTTCGGTGCCACCTATGCCAACGTGCAGCCGCACTCCGGCTCCCAGGCCAATGCTGCTGTCTTCATGGCGCTGTGCAAGCCGGGCGACACTATTCTGGGCATGAGCCTGGCCCACGGTGGTCACCTGACCCACGGTGCTTCGGTGTCTTTCTCCGGCCGCATTTACAACGCCGTGCAGTACGGTCTGAATGCTGAAACCGGCGAAATCGATTACGCCGAAGTTGAGCGCCTGGCGCTGGAGCACAGGCCGAAAATGATCGTGGCCGGCTTCTCCGCTTACTCCCTTGTTGTCGACTGGCAGCGTTTCCGCGATATCGCCGACAAGGTCGGTGCCTACCTGTTCGTCGATATGGCGCACGTTGCAGGCCTGGTGGCGGCGGGCGTTTACCCGAGCCCGATGGTAGTCGCCGATGTGGTGACCACCACAACGCACAAAACCCTGGGTGGCCCGCGTGGCGGTCTGATCCTGTCGGCCCGTGCCGATGAAGAACTGCAGAAGAAACTGAATTTCGCTGTGTTCCCTGAGTCCCAGGGCGGCCCGCTGATGCACGTGATCGCTGCCAAGGCCGTGTGCTTCAAGGAAGCCATGGAGCCGGAATGGAAAGCCTACCAGGCGCAGGTGGTGAAAAACGCCCAGGCCATGGTCAAGGTCTTCCTGGCCCGCGGCATCGACATCGTCTCCGGCGGTACCGTTAATCACCTGTTCCTGGTTGATCTGATCAAGAAGGACATCACCGGCAAGGATGCGGACGCCGCCCTGGGTCGTGCCAACATCACCGTGAACAAGAATGCGGTGCCTAACGATCCGCGCTCGCCCTTCGTAACCTCGGGTCTGCGTATCGGTACACCGGCCGTCACGCGTCGTGGTTTCAAGGAAGCGGAAGTGACCGATCTGGCCAACTGGATCTGCGATCTGCTGGACGATCTGGATAACGAAGACACCATTGCCCGCGTCAAGCAGCAGGTACTGGATATCTGCGCGCGCTTCCCGGTTTACAAGTAA
- a CDS encoding phosphatidylglycerophosphatase A, whose amino-acid sequence MQGLAVWRNPVHFLAFGFGSGLAPRAPGTFGTLAAIPLYLLMTLLPLWGYLLVLVVAAGLGIYLCGRTARDMGVHDHPGIVWDEFVGFWITMLFVPVNWVWILVGFALFRLFDIWKPWPIRMVDQKVEGGFGIMLDDVLAGIYALLVLQLLVFLF is encoded by the coding sequence ATGCAGGGTTTGGCAGTTTGGCGCAATCCGGTTCATTTTCTGGCCTTTGGCTTTGGCAGCGGTCTGGCACCCAGGGCCCCCGGAACCTTTGGTACCCTGGCGGCGATTCCGCTTTATCTGTTGATGACGCTGCTGCCCCTGTGGGGGTACCTGCTGGTGCTGGTCGTGGCGGCGGGGCTGGGGATCTATCTGTGCGGGCGCACGGCGCGGGATATGGGCGTACATGATCACCCCGGTATCGTCTGGGATGAATTTGTCGGCTTCTGGATCACCATGCTGTTCGTACCGGTTAACTGGGTCTGGATTCTGGTTGGATTTGCGCTGTTCCGGCTGTTCGATATATGGAAACCCTGGCCGATTCGGATGGTCGATCAAAAGGTCGAGGGCGGCTTTGGCATCATGCTGGATGATGTGCTGGCCGGGATTTATGCGCTGCTGGTACTGCAGTTGCTGGTGTTTCTTTTTTAG
- the ribD gene encoding bifunctional diaminohydroxyphosphoribosylaminopyrimidine deaminase/5-amino-6-(5-phosphoribosylamino)uracil reductase RibD, giving the protein MRWSSQDHAWMARAIRLAREGLFSTDPNPRVGCVLVQGDALVGEGYHQRAGEGHAEVNALRMAGERARGCTAYVTLEPCSHQGRTPPCADALVRAGVTRVVAAMVDPNPQVAGRGLERLRSVGISADSGLLEAEARSLNPGFIRRMETGRPWVRLKLAMSLDGRTAMACGESQWITGSAARADVQRLRARSSAILTGVDSIVLDDSSLTVRPAEAGFSAEETAAIGERQPLRLVLDSRLRMSPSARILDQPGRTLVVTCQSGTQAEAAALVARGAELLCLPGADGRVDLAALLDWLGAQQCNELLVETGATLAGALVAAQLVDEIVVYMAPKLLGSGARPLLELPFERMAQQIPLQVEEMRQLGADIRFTLKPQYPQSTQEQL; this is encoded by the coding sequence ATGCGCTGGAGTTCACAGGATCATGCCTGGATGGCGCGGGCCATTCGCCTGGCACGTGAAGGCCTGTTCAGTACCGATCCCAACCCGCGGGTGGGCTGTGTGCTGGTGCAGGGTGACGCGCTGGTAGGCGAGGGCTATCACCAGCGCGCCGGAGAAGGTCATGCCGAGGTCAATGCACTGCGCATGGCGGGCGAGCGGGCTCGGGGCTGTACCGCCTATGTGACGCTGGAACCCTGCAGTCACCAGGGACGTACACCGCCCTGTGCCGATGCCCTGGTGCGCGCAGGCGTAACTCGAGTCGTGGCGGCCATGGTGGATCCGAATCCCCAGGTGGCAGGACGCGGGCTTGAGCGTTTGCGCAGCGTCGGCATCAGTGCCGACAGCGGCCTGCTGGAAGCCGAAGCCCGCAGCCTCAATCCCGGCTTTATCCGCCGCATGGAAACCGGCCGCCCCTGGGTGCGCCTGAAGCTGGCGATGAGCCTGGACGGGCGCACGGCCATGGCCTGCGGCGAGTCCCAGTGGATCACCGGCAGCGCGGCCCGGGCCGATGTACAGCGCCTGCGAGCCCGCAGCTCGGCGATTCTGACCGGGGTAGACTCCATTGTGCTGGATGATTCTTCCCTGACCGTGCGCCCGGCCGAGGCGGGATTCAGCGCCGAAGAAACAGCCGCCATCGGTGAGCGTCAGCCGTTGCGCCTGGTACTCGACAGCCGGCTGCGCATGTCGCCCAGTGCCCGCATTCTGGATCAGCCGGGCCGCACTCTGGTGGTGACCTGCCAGAGCGGGACTCAGGCTGAGGCGGCGGCACTGGTTGCGCGCGGTGCCGAGCTGCTGTGTTTGCCGGGTGCCGATGGCCGGGTCGATCTTGCCGCCCTGCTGGATTGGCTTGGCGCGCAGCAGTGCAACGAGCTGCTGGTGGAAACCGGCGCCACCCTGGCCGGCGCCCTGGTGGCGGCGCAGCTGGTGGATGAAATAGTCGTTTACATGGCGCCCAAACTGCTGGGCTCGGGCGCGCGGCCCTTGCTGGAACTGCCGTTTGAGCGCATGGCGCAGCAGATTCCGCTGCAAGTGGAAGAGATGCGTCAGCTTGGCGCTGATATTCGCTTCACCCTGAAGCCGCAATACCCGCAATCGACACAGGAGCAGCTTTGA